One Pongo pygmaeus isolate AG05252 chromosome 10, NHGRI_mPonPyg2-v2.0_pri, whole genome shotgun sequence genomic window carries:
- the RFC5 gene encoding replication factor C subunit 5 isoform X1 yields METSALKQQEQPAATKIRNLPWVEKYRPQTLNDLISHQDILSTIQKFISEDRLPHLLLYGPPGTGKTSTILACAKQLYKDKEFGSMVLELNASDDRGIDIVRGPILSFASTRTIFKKGFKLVILDEADAMTQDAQNALRRVIEKFTENTRFCLICNYLSKIIPALQSRCTRFRFGPLTPELMVPRLEHVVEEEKVDVSEDGMKALVTLSSGDMRRALNILQSTNMAFGKVTEETVYTCTGHPLKSDIANILDWMLNQDFTTAYRNITELKTLKGLALHDILTEIHLFVHRVDFPSSVRIHLLIKMADIEYRLSVGTNEKIQLSSLIAAFQVTRDLIVAEA; encoded by the exons ATGGAGACCTCAGCGCTCAAGCAGCAGGAGCAGCCCGCGGCGACCAAGATCAGGAACCTGCCCTG GGTTGAAAAATACCGGCCACAGACCCTGAATGATCTCATTTCTCATCAGGACATTCTGAGTACCA TTCAGAAGTTTATCAGTGAAGACCGACTGCCACACTTGCTTCTCTACGGTCCGCCAGGGACAGGCAAGACATCTACCATCCTAGCCTGTGCGAAACAGCTATATAAAGACAAAGAATTTGGCTCCATGGTCTTGGAG CTGAATGCTTCAGATGACCGAGGAATAGACATCGTTCGAGGGCCGATCCTGAGCTTTGCTAGCACAAGGACAATATTTAA GAAAGGCTTTAAGCTAGTGATCTTGGATGAAGCAGACGCCATGACTCAGGACGCCCAGAATGCCTTGAGAAGAG TAATTGAGAAATTCACAGAAAATACCAGATTCTGCCTCATCTGTAACTATCTGTCAAAGATCATCCCTGCCTTGCAGTCCCGCTGCACGAGGTTTCGGTTTGGTCCCCTGACTCCTGAACTCATGGTTCCCCGCCTGGAACATGTCGTGGAAGAAGAGAA AGTTGATGTAAGTGAAGATGGAATGAAAGCACTAGTCACTCTTTCCAGCGGAGACATGCGCAGGGCTCTGAACATTTTGCAG AGCACCAATATGGCCTTTGGGAAGGTGACAGAGGAGACTGTCTACACCTGCACCGGGCACCCGCTCAAGTCAGACATTGCCAACATCCTGGACTGGATGTTGAATCAAGATTTCACCACAGCCTACAGAA ATATTACAGAGTTGAAAACTCTGAAGGGGTTGGCACTGCATGATATCCTAACAGAGATACACTTGTTTGTGCATAGAG TTGACTTTCCATCTTCAGTTCGAATACATTTATTGATCAAAATGGCAGACATTGA GTACAGGCTTTCTGTTGGCACCAACGAGAAGATCCAGCTGAGCTCCCTCATTGCTGCATTTCAAGTCACCAGAGACCTGATTGTTGCAGAGGCCTAG
- the RFC5 gene encoding replication factor C subunit 5 isoform X2, with protein MVEKYRPQTLNDLISHQDILSTIQKFISEDRLPHLLLYGPPGTGKTSTILACAKQLYKDKEFGSMVLELNASDDRGIDIVRGPILSFASTRTIFKKGFKLVILDEADAMTQDAQNALRRVIEKFTENTRFCLICNYLSKIIPALQSRCTRFRFGPLTPELMVPRLEHVVEEEKVDVSEDGMKALVTLSSGDMRRALNILQSTNMAFGKVTEETVYTCTGHPLKSDIANILDWMLNQDFTTAYRNITELKTLKGLALHDILTEIHLFVHRVDFPSSVRIHLLIKMADIEYRLSVGTNEKIQLSSLIAAFQVTRDLIVAEA; from the exons at GGTTGAAAAATACCGGCCACAGACCCTGAATGATCTCATTTCTCATCAGGACATTCTGAGTACCA TTCAGAAGTTTATCAGTGAAGACCGACTGCCACACTTGCTTCTCTACGGTCCGCCAGGGACAGGCAAGACATCTACCATCCTAGCCTGTGCGAAACAGCTATATAAAGACAAAGAATTTGGCTCCATGGTCTTGGAG CTGAATGCTTCAGATGACCGAGGAATAGACATCGTTCGAGGGCCGATCCTGAGCTTTGCTAGCACAAGGACAATATTTAA GAAAGGCTTTAAGCTAGTGATCTTGGATGAAGCAGACGCCATGACTCAGGACGCCCAGAATGCCTTGAGAAGAG TAATTGAGAAATTCACAGAAAATACCAGATTCTGCCTCATCTGTAACTATCTGTCAAAGATCATCCCTGCCTTGCAGTCCCGCTGCACGAGGTTTCGGTTTGGTCCCCTGACTCCTGAACTCATGGTTCCCCGCCTGGAACATGTCGTGGAAGAAGAGAA AGTTGATGTAAGTGAAGATGGAATGAAAGCACTAGTCACTCTTTCCAGCGGAGACATGCGCAGGGCTCTGAACATTTTGCAG AGCACCAATATGGCCTTTGGGAAGGTGACAGAGGAGACTGTCTACACCTGCACCGGGCACCCGCTCAAGTCAGACATTGCCAACATCCTGGACTGGATGTTGAATCAAGATTTCACCACAGCCTACAGAA ATATTACAGAGTTGAAAACTCTGAAGGGGTTGGCACTGCATGATATCCTAACAGAGATACACTTGTTTGTGCATAGAG TTGACTTTCCATCTTCAGTTCGAATACATTTATTGATCAAAATGGCAGACATTGA GTACAGGCTTTCTGTTGGCACCAACGAGAAGATCCAGCTGAGCTCCCTCATTGCTGCATTTCAAGTCACCAGAGACCTGATTGTTGCAGAGGCCTAG